One part of the Myxococcales bacterium genome encodes these proteins:
- a CDS encoding radical SAM protein, with product MWKLRKKLQGILAGEEGAIVKDPGGKVSVALVYPNRYSVGMGNLAVHSLYRIINERSDMLCERFFLPDPSDMKEHLRSKTGLLSLESQRPLSEFDCIAFSVSFENDLMNIIPILSLGRLEHRREARASNAPVLVAGGAAATINQSPFSPIFDSTIPGEFEAFADELPEIILKKDFSPRRRHLENLDSFDCESVIEAPKAQFGEMHLMELQRGCPRGCKFCATPSIYSPFRERSVEKIISMIERAKTRKKRFGLIGSDVLSHRNFSDIAAKIHEIGGKFSPSSIRADAITPEIAAILARSSHKSSAIGVEAARESLRNTLGKGLSDAMIFSAAENLASAGIMGIRLYFMIGLPGEDDGDILAIPEFAKRIRDTMAKFRPKAPSAGSVEVTISPFIPKPGTKMASSKFEGIAEIKRRFKLLRSAAGRMPWLKLGFDSPESAACEAFLATAGKEAIEFLETAFETGTPKAAIKKHAPWLL from the coding sequence ATGTGGAAACTTCGCAAAAAATTGCAGGGGATTCTCGCGGGAGAAGAGGGCGCGATCGTCAAAGATCCGGGCGGAAAGGTATCGGTAGCCCTCGTCTATCCGAACAGGTACTCGGTAGGAATGGGAAATCTCGCGGTACACAGCCTATACAGGATAATCAACGAGCGCAGCGACATGCTCTGCGAGAGATTTTTCCTTCCAGACCCTTCGGATATGAAGGAGCATCTGCGAAGCAAAACCGGGCTCCTTTCGCTCGAAAGCCAGCGACCTCTCTCGGAGTTCGACTGCATCGCATTTTCGGTATCATTCGAAAACGACCTGATGAACATAATCCCTATTCTCTCGTTGGGCAGACTCGAACATCGAAGAGAGGCGCGAGCTTCAAACGCTCCGGTCCTTGTCGCGGGAGGTGCCGCAGCGACTATAAATCAGTCCCCCTTCTCCCCCATCTTCGACTCGACAATTCCCGGAGAATTCGAGGCATTTGCCGATGAGCTCCCTGAAATAATTCTCAAAAAAGATTTTTCGCCGCGCAGAAGGCATCTCGAAAATCTCGACTCCTTCGATTGCGAAAGCGTCATAGAAGCGCCGAAGGCTCAGTTCGGAGAGATGCACCTGATGGAACTCCAGCGAGGATGCCCCCGCGGATGCAAGTTTTGCGCAACACCCAGCATATACAGCCCGTTCAGGGAGAGGAGCGTCGAAAAGATAATATCGATGATCGAACGCGCAAAGACCCGAAAAAAGCGTTTCGGACTCATCGGCTCCGATGTGCTCAGCCACAGGAATTTTTCCGATATCGCTGCAAAAATTCATGAGATCGGAGGAAAATTTTCCCCATCATCGATACGCGCCGACGCGATCACCCCGGAGATCGCAGCGATACTCGCCAGATCCTCGCACAAGAGCTCCGCTATCGGCGTCGAAGCCGCGAGGGAAAGCCTGCGCAACACGCTTGGGAAGGGACTTTCCGATGCCATGATATTCTCCGCGGCCGAAAATCTGGCAAGCGCGGGAATAATGGGGATACGCCTGTACTTCATGATAGGGCTGCCCGGCGAAGATGACGGGGATATTCTAGCCATACCGGAATTTGCCAAAAGGATCCGCGATACGATGGCAAAGTTCCGCCCGAAGGCCCCTTCAGCGGGATCGGTTGAAGTTACAATATCCCCCTTCATACCAAAGCCTGGAACGAAGATGGCCTCTTCAAAATTCGAAGGAATCGCCGAAATAAAAAGACGCTTCAAGCTTCTCCGATCGGCGGCCGGAAGAATGCCGTGGTTAAAGCTCGGCTTTGACTCGCCGGAAAGCGCTGCGTGCGAGGCATTTCTTGCCACCGCAGGAAAGGAAGCGATCGAATTTCTGGAAACCGCATTTGAAACAGGAACTCCTAAGGCAGCTATAAAAAAGCATGCCCCGTGGCTCCTGTAA